The following proteins come from a genomic window of Burkholderia stabilis:
- a CDS encoding bifunctional UDP-4-keto-pentose/UDP-xylose synthase — protein sequence MKAKKVLILGVNGFIGHHLSKRILETTDWEVFGMDMQTDRLGDLVNHERMHFFEGDITINKEWVEYHVKKCDVILPLVAIATPATYVQQPLRVFELDFEANLPIVRSAVKYGKHLVFPSTSEVYGMCSDEQFDPDASALTYGPINKPRWIYACSKQLMDRVIWGYGMEGLNFTLFRPFNWIGPGLDSIYTPKEGSSRVVTQFLGHIVRGENISLVDGGSQKRAFTDIGDGISALMKIIDNKDGVASGKIYNIGNPKNNFSVRELAHKMLELAAEFPEYADSAKQVKLVETTSGAYYGNGYQDVQNRVPKIDNTMQELGWAPQATFDDALRNIFEAYRGHVADARALVEQQG from the coding sequence ATGAAAGCAAAAAAAGTCCTGATCCTGGGTGTGAACGGCTTCATCGGCCATCACCTGTCGAAGCGCATTCTTGAAACCACCGATTGGGAAGTGTTCGGCATGGACATGCAGACCGATCGGCTTGGCGATCTCGTCAACCACGAGCGGATGCATTTCTTCGAAGGCGACATCACGATCAACAAGGAGTGGGTCGAGTATCACGTGAAGAAGTGCGACGTGATCCTGCCGCTCGTCGCGATCGCGACGCCCGCCACCTACGTCCAGCAGCCGCTGCGCGTGTTCGAACTCGACTTCGAGGCGAACCTGCCGATCGTGCGTTCGGCCGTCAAGTACGGCAAGCACCTCGTGTTCCCGTCGACCTCCGAGGTCTACGGCATGTGCTCGGACGAACAGTTCGACCCGGATGCATCGGCGCTCACCTACGGCCCGATCAACAAGCCGCGCTGGATCTACGCGTGCTCGAAGCAGCTGATGGACCGCGTGATCTGGGGCTACGGGATGGAAGGCCTGAACTTCACGCTGTTCCGCCCGTTCAACTGGATCGGCCCGGGCCTCGACTCGATCTACACGCCGAAGGAAGGCAGCTCGCGCGTCGTCACGCAGTTCCTCGGCCACATCGTGCGCGGCGAGAACATCAGCCTCGTCGACGGCGGTTCGCAGAAGCGCGCGTTCACCGACATCGGCGACGGCATCAGCGCGCTGATGAAGATCATCGACAACAAGGACGGCGTCGCGTCGGGCAAGATCTACAACATCGGGAATCCGAAGAACAACTTCTCGGTTCGCGAGCTCGCGCACAAGATGCTCGAACTGGCGGCGGAATTCCCCGAGTACGCCGATTCGGCCAAGCAGGTGAAGCTCGTCGAAACGACGTCCGGCGCCTACTACGGCAACGGCTACCAGGACGTGCAGAACCGCGTGCCGAAGATCGACAACACGATGCAGGAGCTCGGCTGGGCGCCGCAGGCGACGTTCGACGACGCGCTGCGCAACATCTTCGAAGCGTATCGCGGCCACGTCGCCGACGCACGCGCGCTCGTCGAACAGCAAGGCTGA
- a CDS encoding formyltransferase — translation MKPRAVVFAYHNVGVRCLQVLLARGVDVALVVTHEDNPNENIWFGSVASVAAEHGIPVVTPADPADPALRRAVSDAQPDFIFSFYYRHMLPVDLLAIAPRGAYNMHGSLLPKYRGRVPTNWAVLNGETETGATLHEMAAKPDAGAIIGQTAVPILPDDTATQVFDKVTVAAEQTLWRVLPALLAGEAPHLPNDLSTGSYFGGRKPEDGRVDWSKPAAQVYNLVRAVAPPYPGAFTDVGGTRFVIARARLAAPGSAAAAAAADLPPGLHVSDNALFGVCGDSRALSILELWQQRDGSETVVTPAEFAQFIHSSRHS, via the coding sequence ATGAAGCCGCGCGCGGTCGTCTTCGCATATCACAACGTCGGCGTGCGGTGCCTGCAGGTGCTGCTCGCGCGCGGCGTCGACGTCGCGCTCGTCGTCACGCACGAGGACAACCCGAACGAGAACATCTGGTTCGGCAGCGTCGCGTCCGTCGCGGCCGAGCACGGCATTCCGGTCGTCACGCCGGCCGATCCCGCCGATCCGGCGCTGCGCCGCGCGGTATCTGACGCGCAGCCGGATTTCATCTTCTCGTTTTACTACCGCCACATGCTGCCGGTGGACCTGCTCGCGATCGCGCCGCGCGGCGCGTACAACATGCACGGTTCCCTGCTGCCGAAATACCGGGGTCGGGTACCGACCAACTGGGCCGTGCTGAACGGCGAGACCGAAACCGGCGCGACGCTGCACGAGATGGCCGCGAAGCCCGACGCGGGCGCGATCATCGGCCAAACTGCCGTGCCGATCCTGCCGGACGACACGGCCACGCAAGTGTTCGACAAGGTCACGGTGGCCGCCGAGCAAACGCTCTGGCGCGTGCTGCCCGCGCTGCTCGCGGGCGAGGCGCCGCACCTGCCGAACGATCTTTCGACCGGCAGCTACTTCGGCGGGCGCAAGCCCGAGGACGGCCGCGTCGACTGGTCGAAACCGGCCGCGCAGGTCTACAACCTGGTGCGCGCGGTCGCGCCCCCGTATCCCGGCGCGTTCACGGATGTCGGCGGCACGCGTTTCGTGATCGCGCGCGCGCGCCTCGCGGCGCCCGGCAGTGCGGCAGCAGCCGCCGCGGCAGATTTGCCGCCCGGCCTGCACGTAAGCGATAATGCGCTATTCGGCGTCTGCGGCGACAGCCGCGCCCTATCCATTCTCGAGCTGTGGCAGCAGCGCGACGGCAGCGAAACCGTCGTGACGCCCGCGGAATTCGCGCAGTTCATTCATTCTTCCCGTCATTCATGA
- a CDS encoding glycosyltransferase has product MSHLEARAGHPGAGHLDAGRPEVSIIIPVYNEEDGLAALFARLYPALDALDTSYEVILINDGSRDRSAAMLADQFHVRPDTTRVVLLNGNYGQHMAILAGFAQSRGEIVITLDADLQNPPEEIGKLIAKMREGYDYVGSIRKQRQDSLWRRKASQMMNRLRERITRIKMTDQGCMLRAYSRRIIDTINVCGEVNTFIPALAYTFSQNPTEIEVAHEERFAGESKYSLYSLIRLNFDLVTGFSVVPLQWLSFIGVILSLGSAALFVLLLVRRFIVGAEVQGVFTLFAITFFLLGVIIFALGLLGEYVGRIYQQVRARPRYLIQAVLEQHDGVPAVPGANRAGAAQ; this is encoded by the coding sequence ATGAGTCACCTTGAAGCACGCGCCGGGCATCCGGGCGCCGGGCACCTGGACGCCGGCCGGCCCGAAGTATCGATCATCATCCCCGTGTACAACGAGGAAGACGGCCTCGCCGCGCTGTTCGCGCGGCTGTATCCGGCGCTCGACGCACTCGACACGTCATACGAAGTGATCCTGATCAACGACGGCAGCCGCGACCGCTCGGCCGCGATGCTCGCCGATCAGTTCCACGTGCGCCCCGACACGACGCGCGTCGTGCTGCTCAACGGCAACTACGGCCAGCACATGGCGATCCTCGCGGGCTTCGCGCAGTCGCGCGGCGAGATCGTCATCACGCTCGACGCCGATCTGCAGAACCCGCCCGAGGAAATCGGCAAGCTGATCGCGAAGATGCGCGAAGGCTACGACTACGTCGGCTCGATCCGCAAGCAGCGCCAGGACAGCCTGTGGCGTCGCAAGGCGTCGCAGATGATGAACCGGCTGCGCGAGCGCATCACGCGCATCAAGATGACCGACCAGGGCTGCATGCTGCGCGCGTACAGCCGCCGCATCATCGACACGATCAACGTGTGCGGCGAAGTCAACACGTTCATCCCCGCGCTCGCGTATACGTTCTCGCAGAACCCGACCGAAATCGAGGTCGCGCACGAGGAGCGCTTCGCAGGCGAGTCGAAGTACTCGCTGTACAGCCTGATCCGGCTGAACTTCGACCTCGTGACGGGCTTCTCGGTCGTGCCGCTGCAGTGGCTGTCGTTCATCGGCGTGATCCTGTCGCTCGGCTCCGCCGCGCTGTTCGTGCTGCTGCTCGTGCGGCGCTTCATCGTCGGCGCGGAAGTGCAAGGCGTGTTCACGCTGTTCGCGATCACGTTCTTCCTGCTCGGCGTGATCATCTTCGCGCTCGGCCTGCTCGGCGAATACGTCGGCCGCATCTACCAGCAGGTACGCGCGCGGCCGCGCTACCTGATCCAGGCCGTGCTCGAACAGCACGACGGCGTGCCGGCGGTGCCCGGCGCGAACCGCGCGGGAGCCGCGCAATGA
- a CDS encoding DegT/DnrJ/EryC1/StrS family aminotransferase, translating into MSQTTAPFLPFTRPEIDEETIQGVVEVLRSGWITTGPQSQKFEAALSEYCGGRPVRAFNSGTCTLEIGLRIAGVGAGDEVITTPASWVSTSNVILETGATPVFADIDPVTRNIDLDKLEQAITPRTKAIIPVYLAGLPVDMDRLYAIARAHNLRVIEDAAQALGSSWNGKRIGAIGDIVSFSFHANKNLTTIEGGALVLNNEDEATLAQKYRLQGITRTGFDGMDCDVLGGKYNLTDVAARVGLGQLPHLERFTAQRHALARAYFAAFDGGAAVKLGLGLPLAEFQNGNWHMFLVTLPLERLTITRAEFMAQMKERGIGTGIHYPAIHLFTLYRARGFKEGMFPHAERYGASTVTLPLFTQMTEGDVRRVVDAINQICEQYGK; encoded by the coding sequence ATGAGCCAGACTACCGCTCCGTTTCTGCCGTTCACCCGCCCTGAAATCGATGAGGAAACGATCCAGGGCGTCGTCGAAGTGCTGCGCTCGGGCTGGATCACCACCGGCCCGCAGAGCCAGAAATTCGAAGCGGCGCTGTCCGAGTATTGCGGCGGCCGCCCGGTCCGCGCCTTCAATTCGGGCACCTGCACGCTCGAGATCGGCCTGCGCATCGCGGGCGTCGGCGCCGGCGACGAGGTGATCACGACGCCGGCGTCGTGGGTCTCGACCAGCAACGTGATCCTCGAGACGGGCGCGACGCCCGTATTCGCCGACATCGATCCCGTCACCCGCAACATCGACCTCGACAAGCTCGAGCAGGCGATCACGCCGCGCACGAAGGCGATCATCCCGGTCTACCTCGCCGGCCTGCCGGTCGATATGGATCGTCTATACGCGATCGCACGCGCGCACAACCTGCGCGTGATCGAAGATGCCGCTCAGGCGCTCGGCTCGTCGTGGAACGGCAAGCGCATCGGCGCGATCGGCGACATCGTGTCGTTCAGCTTCCACGCGAACAAGAACCTGACGACGATCGAAGGCGGCGCGCTCGTGCTGAACAACGAGGACGAGGCGACGCTCGCACAGAAATACCGGCTGCAGGGCATCACGCGCACCGGCTTCGACGGGATGGACTGCGACGTGCTCGGCGGCAAGTACAACCTGACCGACGTCGCCGCGCGCGTCGGCCTTGGCCAGCTGCCGCACCTCGAGCGCTTCACCGCGCAGCGCCATGCGCTCGCCCGCGCGTATTTCGCCGCGTTCGACGGCGGTGCGGCCGTGAAGCTCGGCCTCGGCCTGCCGCTCGCCGAATTCCAGAACGGCAACTGGCACATGTTCCTCGTCACGCTGCCGCTCGAGCGGCTGACGATCACCCGCGCCGAGTTCATGGCGCAGATGAAGGAGCGCGGCATCGGCACGGGCATCCACTACCCGGCGATCCATCTTTTCACGCTGTACCGTGCGCGCGGCTTCAAGGAGGGCATGTTCCCCCACGCCGAACGGTACGGCGCGTCGACCGTCACGCTGCCGCTCTTCACGCAGATGACGGAAGGCGACGTGCGTCGCGTGGTCGACGCCATCAACCAGATTTGCGAACAATACGGAAAATAA
- a CDS encoding EamA family transporter produces the protein MNPVSFVCIITGVMLNACAQLLLKAGVNAVGHFEFSRANIIPVGLKIATQLPIIGGLGCYVLSVVVWIVGLSRVDVSIAYPMLSLGYVVNAFAAWYLFGEVLSVQRLIGIGIILIGVLVLARS, from the coding sequence ATGAATCCCGTTTCGTTCGTCTGCATCATCACCGGCGTGATGCTCAACGCCTGTGCGCAACTTCTGCTGAAAGCCGGCGTCAACGCCGTTGGACACTTCGAATTCAGCCGTGCGAACATCATCCCGGTCGGCCTGAAGATCGCGACCCAGTTGCCGATCATCGGCGGCCTCGGCTGCTACGTGCTGAGCGTCGTCGTGTGGATCGTCGGGCTGTCGCGGGTCGACGTGTCGATCGCGTACCCGATGCTGTCGCTCGGCTACGTCGTCAACGCGTTCGCGGCCTGGTACCTGTTCGGCGAGGTGCTGTCGGTCCAGCGGCTCATCGGCATCGGCATCATCCTGATCGGCGTGCTCGTGCTCGCGCGAAGCTGA
- a CDS encoding glycosyltransferase family 39 protein codes for MNDTPSRLPLNRITLVLLLVALAIVWFAPLGLRHLIPSDEGRYAEMAREMFVTGDWITPRYNGYKYFEKPPLQTWLNALTFAWFGIGEWQARLYTALASFAGVLLVGYTGARLFNPLSGFLAAVVLASAPYWNLMGHFNALDMGLAFWMALSLCSLLLAQRPGLRPAAVRGWMWACWAAMAFAVLSKGLVGLILPGAVLVLYTLIARDWALWKRLYLVSGLVIFFAIVTPWFVLVQQRNPEFFNFFFVVQQFRRYLTPEQNRPGPLYYFVPVLLVGFLPWLSVVWQSIRHALRMPRQPNGFSPMLVLLIWSAFIFLFFSASHSKLISYVLPVAPALALIIGAYLPLMSADRFRRHLLGYLVFFVVAAFGIIFLAYQGDARTPNALYRAFQMWLYAGLAVSAALTLAAAWLNRRAGVAAALAAFGAAWLAFGTIGGTGHDEFGRYSSGALLAPAVRAELAKLPPDTPFYSIEMLDHTFPFYMGHTTIMVQRQDELAFGISVEPNKWVPTVDEWITRWKQETHALAIMPPGQYDALVKQGVPMRVIARDNRRVIVEKPQS; via the coding sequence ATGAACGATACGCCGTCGAGGCTACCGCTCAACCGCATCACGCTCGTCCTCCTGCTCGTCGCGCTCGCGATCGTCTGGTTCGCGCCGCTCGGGCTGCGCCACCTGATCCCGAGCGACGAAGGCCGCTACGCGGAGATGGCGCGCGAGATGTTCGTCACCGGCGACTGGATCACGCCGCGCTACAACGGCTACAAGTACTTCGAGAAGCCGCCGCTGCAGACCTGGCTGAACGCGCTGACGTTCGCGTGGTTCGGCATCGGCGAGTGGCAGGCGCGCCTCTACACGGCGCTGGCCAGCTTCGCCGGCGTGCTGCTCGTCGGCTACACCGGCGCGCGCCTGTTCAACCCGTTGTCCGGCTTCCTCGCGGCCGTCGTGCTCGCCAGCGCGCCGTACTGGAACCTGATGGGCCACTTCAACGCGCTCGACATGGGGCTCGCGTTCTGGATGGCGCTGTCGCTCTGCTCGCTGCTGCTCGCGCAGCGGCCCGGGTTGCGCCCGGCCGCCGTGCGCGGCTGGATGTGGGCGTGCTGGGCCGCCATGGCGTTCGCGGTACTGTCGAAGGGCCTCGTCGGCCTGATCCTGCCCGGCGCCGTGCTCGTGCTCTATACGCTGATCGCGCGTGACTGGGCGCTGTGGAAGCGCCTGTACCTCGTCAGCGGCCTCGTGATCTTCTTCGCGATCGTCACGCCGTGGTTCGTGCTCGTCCAGCAGCGCAACCCCGAGTTCTTCAACTTCTTCTTCGTCGTCCAGCAGTTCCGCCGGTACCTGACCCCGGAACAGAACCGCCCGGGCCCGCTCTACTACTTCGTGCCGGTACTGCTGGTCGGCTTCCTGCCGTGGCTGTCGGTCGTGTGGCAGAGCATCCGCCATGCGCTGCGGATGCCGCGCCAGCCGAACGGCTTCTCGCCGATGCTCGTGCTGCTGATCTGGAGCGCGTTCATCTTCCTGTTCTTCAGTGCGTCGCATTCGAAGCTGATCTCGTACGTGCTGCCGGTCGCACCGGCGCTCGCGCTGATCATCGGCGCGTACCTGCCGCTGATGTCGGCCGACCGCTTCCGCCGCCACCTGCTCGGCTACCTCGTGTTCTTCGTCGTCGCGGCGTTCGGGATCATTTTCCTTGCGTACCAGGGCGATGCCCGCACGCCGAACGCGCTGTACCGCGCGTTCCAGATGTGGCTGTACGCGGGCCTCGCGGTCTCGGCCGCGCTGACGCTCGCGGCCGCGTGGCTGAACCGCCGCGCCGGCGTCGCCGCCGCGCTCGCCGCGTTCGGCGCCGCCTGGCTCGCGTTCGGCACGATCGGCGGCACCGGGCACGACGAGTTCGGCCGCTACAGTTCGGGCGCGCTGCTCGCGCCCGCCGTGCGCGCCGAGCTGGCGAAGCTGCCGCCCGACACGCCGTTCTACTCGATCGAGATGCTCGATCACACGTTCCCGTTCTACATGGGCCACACGACGATCATGGTCCAGCGCCAGGACGAGCTGGCGTTCGGGATCTCGGTCGAGCCGAACAAGTGGGTCCCGACCGTCGACGAGTGGATCACGCGCTGGAAACAGGAAACCCACGCGCTCGCGATCATGCCGCCCGGCCAGTACGACGCGCTGGTCAAGCAAGGCGTGCCGATGCGCGTGATCGCGCGCGACAACCGCCGCGTGATCGTCGAGAAACCGCAATCGTAA
- a CDS encoding Mth938-like domain-containing protein encodes MKLHQDASGALNTVTGYGPDYVDVNLERHETSVIVLPGAPVQAWPVSSFDDLAPEHFAMLLDPPPELVIFGSGSRLRFPHPRLVAALTAKRIGVETMDFQAACRTYNILMAEGRKVAAALLIER; translated from the coding sequence TTGAAACTGCACCAGGACGCGAGCGGCGCGCTCAACACCGTCACCGGCTACGGCCCCGATTATGTCGACGTCAATCTCGAACGCCACGAAACGAGCGTCATCGTGCTGCCCGGCGCGCCGGTCCAGGCATGGCCCGTGTCGTCGTTCGACGACCTCGCGCCCGAGCATTTCGCGATGCTGCTCGACCCGCCGCCCGAACTCGTGATCTTCGGCAGCGGCTCACGGCTGCGCTTCCCGCACCCGCGGCTCGTCGCCGCGCTCACGGCCAAGCGGATCGGCGTCGAGACGATGGATTTCCAGGCCGCGTGCCGCACCTACAACATCCTGATGGCCGAGGGCCGCAAAGTTGCCGCCGCGCTCTTAATTGAACGTTAA
- a CDS encoding pyridoxal phosphate-dependent aminotransferase has translation MKPIQKSNKLLNVCYDIRGPVLEHAKRLEEEGHRIIKLNIGNLASFGFDAPDEIIQDMIRNLPASSGYSDSKGVFSARKAVMHYTQEKGVVGVGLDDIYIGNGASELIVMATQALLNDGDEVLLPAPDYPLWTAAVSLSGGTPVHYVCDEQNAWMPDLDDIRSKITPNTKAIVVINPNNPTGALYSDELLLELIEIARQHGLIIFADEVYDKIVYDGLEHTAIGALSEDVITVTFNSLSKSYRSCGYRAGWMAVSGLGGDNRRHAKDYLEGLGILSSMRLCANVPGQFAIQTALGGYQSINELIVPSGRLYKQRELAYDMLTSIPGVTCVKPQAALYMFPRLDPKIYPIQNDQQFILDLLLEERVLLVQGTGFNWATPDHFRVVFLPNLEDLTDSINRIARFLDGYRKRHSA, from the coding sequence GTGAAACCGATTCAGAAGTCGAACAAGCTGCTCAACGTCTGCTACGACATCCGTGGCCCGGTACTCGAGCACGCCAAGCGCCTCGAGGAAGAAGGCCACCGCATCATCAAGCTGAACATCGGCAACCTCGCGTCGTTCGGCTTCGACGCGCCGGACGAGATCATCCAGGACATGATCCGCAACCTGCCGGCTTCGTCGGGCTACTCGGATTCGAAAGGCGTGTTCTCGGCCCGCAAGGCCGTGATGCACTACACGCAGGAAAAGGGCGTCGTGGGCGTCGGACTCGACGACATCTACATCGGCAACGGCGCGTCCGAGCTGATCGTGATGGCGACCCAGGCGCTGCTGAACGACGGCGACGAAGTGCTGCTGCCGGCACCCGACTACCCGCTGTGGACGGCCGCCGTGAGCCTGTCGGGCGGCACGCCCGTGCACTACGTCTGCGACGAGCAGAACGCGTGGATGCCCGATCTCGACGACATCCGCAGCAAGATCACGCCGAACACGAAGGCGATCGTCGTGATCAACCCGAACAACCCGACGGGTGCGCTTTATTCCGACGAATTGCTGCTGGAGCTGATCGAGATCGCGCGCCAGCACGGTCTGATCATCTTCGCCGACGAGGTGTACGACAAGATCGTCTACGACGGCCTCGAACACACGGCGATCGGCGCGCTGTCGGAGGACGTGATCACCGTCACGTTCAACAGCCTGTCGAAGAGCTATCGCTCGTGCGGCTACCGCGCGGGCTGGATGGCCGTGTCGGGCCTCGGCGGCGACAACCGCCGGCATGCGAAGGACTACCTCGAGGGGCTCGGCATCCTGTCGTCGATGCGCCTGTGCGCGAACGTGCCGGGGCAGTTCGCGATCCAGACGGCGCTCGGCGGCTACCAGAGCATCAACGAGCTGATCGTGCCGAGCGGGCGCCTGTACAAGCAGCGCGAACTCGCGTATGACATGCTCACGTCGATTCCCGGCGTGACCTGCGTGAAACCGCAGGCCGCGCTGTACATGTTCCCGCGCCTCGATCCGAAGATCTATCCGATCCAGAACGACCAGCAGTTCATACTCGACCTCCTGCTCGAAGAGCGCGTGCTGCTCGTGCAGGGGACGGGCTTCAACTGGGCGACACCGGACCACTTCCGCGTGGTTTTCCTGCCGAACCTCGAAGACCTGACCGATTCGATCAACCGGATCGCACGCTTCCTCGACGGCTACCGCAAGCGCCATTCGGCCTGA
- a CDS encoding homoserine dehydrogenase translates to MEPIKVGLLGFGTVGSGTFTVLRRNQEEIKRRAGRGIEVARIAVRNPAKAQAALGGDAATAQITDDFNSVVDDPSIAIIAEMIGGTGIARELVLRAIANGKHVVTANKALLAVHGTEIFEAAREKGVMVAFEAAVAGGIPIIKALREGLTANRIQYIAGIINGTTNYILSEMRDRGLDFATALKAAQELGYAEADPTFDIEGVDAAHKATIMSAIAFGVPVQFERAYVEGISKLDATDIRYAEELGYRIKLLGITRRAKNGIELRVHPTLIPEKRLLANVEGAMNAVVVHGDAVGTTLYYGKGAGAEPTASAVVADLVDVTRLHTADPEHRVPHLAFQPDSLSNTPILPIEEVTSGYYLRLRVADQTGVLAAITRILAESGISIDALLQKESEQVDGANGETDIILITHETIEKNVNAAIAQIESLATVVSKVTKLRMEALN, encoded by the coding sequence ATGGAACCGATCAAAGTTGGCCTGTTGGGCTTCGGCACGGTGGGCAGCGGCACCTTCACGGTGCTGCGCCGCAACCAGGAAGAAATCAAGCGACGCGCGGGGCGCGGCATCGAGGTGGCGCGCATTGCCGTGCGCAACCCGGCCAAGGCGCAGGCTGCGCTCGGCGGCGACGCCGCCACCGCGCAAATCACCGACGATTTCAATTCGGTCGTCGACGATCCGTCGATCGCGATCATCGCCGAGATGATCGGCGGCACGGGCATCGCGCGCGAGCTCGTGCTGCGCGCGATCGCGAACGGCAAGCACGTCGTGACGGCGAACAAGGCGCTGCTCGCGGTGCACGGCACCGAGATTTTCGAAGCCGCGCGCGAGAAGGGCGTGATGGTCGCGTTCGAGGCGGCCGTCGCCGGCGGCATCCCGATCATCAAGGCGTTGCGCGAAGGCCTGACCGCAAACCGCATCCAGTACATCGCCGGCATCATCAACGGCACGACCAACTACATCCTGTCGGAAATGCGCGACCGCGGGCTCGACTTCGCGACCGCGCTGAAGGCTGCGCAGGAGCTCGGTTACGCGGAGGCCGATCCGACCTTTGACATCGAAGGCGTCGACGCCGCGCACAAGGCGACGATCATGAGCGCGATCGCGTTCGGCGTGCCGGTCCAGTTCGAGCGCGCATACGTCGAGGGCATCAGCAAGCTCGACGCAACCGACATCCGCTACGCGGAAGAGCTCGGCTACCGGATCAAGCTGCTCGGCATCACGCGCCGTGCGAAAAACGGTATCGAGTTGCGCGTGCATCCGACGCTGATCCCGGAGAAGCGCCTGCTCGCGAACGTCGAAGGTGCGATGAACGCGGTCGTCGTGCACGGCGACGCGGTCGGCACGACGCTGTACTACGGCAAGGGCGCGGGCGCGGAGCCGACCGCGTCGGCGGTCGTCGCGGATCTCGTCGACGTCACGCGCCTGCATACGGCCGACCCCGAGCATCGCGTGCCGCACCTCGCGTTCCAGCCCGACAGCCTGTCGAACACGCCGATCTTGCCGATCGAAGAAGTGACGAGCGGCTACTACCTGCGCCTGCGGGTGGCTGACCAGACCGGTGTGCTCGCCGCCATCACGCGCATCCTCGCCGAATCGGGCATCTCGATCGACGCGCTGTTGCAGAAGGAATCGGAGCAGGTCGACGGCGCGAACGGCGAGACCGACATCATCCTGATCACGCACGAGACGATCGAGAAGAACGTCAACGCGGCGATCGCGCAGATCGAGAGCCTCGCGACGGTCGTGTCGAAGGTGACGAAGCTGCGCATGGAAGCGCTGAACTGA
- the thrC gene encoding threonine synthase, whose product MNYISTRGAGIGERHTFSDILLGGLAKDGGLYLPSEYPKVSADELARWRTLSYADLAFEILSKFCDDVPADDLRAITRRTYTAAVYSNTRHGENAADITPLKTLGTENGAALSLLELSNGPTLAFKDMAMQLLGNLFEYTLAKHGEALNILGATSGDTGSAAEYAMRGKAGVRVFMLSPHKKMSAFQTAQMFSLQDPNIFNLAVEGVFDDCQDIVKAVSNDHAFKAQQKIGTVNSINWARVVAQVVYYFKGYFAATQSNDERVSFTVPSGNFGNVCAGHIARMMGLPIAKLVVATNENDVLDEFFRTGAYRVRSAENTYHTSSPSMDISKASNFERFVFDLLGRDPARVMQLFRDVEEKGGFDLAASGDFSRVAEFGFVSGRSSHIDRIATIRDVFSRYDTMIDTHTADGVKVAREHLDAGVPMVVLETAQPIKFGETIREALDREAERPAAFDGLEALPQRFEVVKADAQQVKGFIAAHTGA is encoded by the coding sequence ATGAACTACATCTCCACGCGCGGCGCCGGCATCGGCGAGCGCCATACGTTCTCCGACATCCTGCTCGGCGGTCTCGCGAAGGACGGCGGGCTCTACCTGCCGTCCGAGTACCCGAAGGTGTCCGCCGACGAGCTCGCGCGCTGGCGCACGCTGTCGTACGCGGATCTCGCCTTCGAGATCCTGTCGAAGTTCTGCGACGACGTGCCGGCCGACGACCTGCGCGCGATCACGCGCCGCACGTACACGGCTGCCGTGTACAGCAACACGCGCCACGGCGAGAACGCCGCCGACATCACGCCGCTGAAGACGCTCGGTACCGAGAACGGCGCGGCGCTGTCGCTGCTCGAACTGTCGAACGGCCCGACGCTCGCGTTCAAGGACATGGCGATGCAGCTGCTCGGCAACCTGTTCGAGTACACGCTCGCGAAGCACGGCGAGGCGCTGAACATCCTCGGCGCGACGTCGGGCGACACGGGCAGCGCGGCCGAGTATGCGATGCGCGGCAAGGCCGGCGTGCGCGTATTCATGCTGTCGCCGCACAAGAAGATGAGCGCGTTCCAGACGGCCCAGATGTTCAGCCTGCAGGATCCGAACATCTTCAACCTCGCGGTCGAAGGCGTGTTCGACGATTGCCAGGACATCGTGAAGGCCGTGTCGAACGACCACGCGTTCAAGGCGCAGCAGAAGATCGGCACCGTCAACTCGATCAACTGGGCGCGCGTCGTCGCGCAGGTCGTGTACTACTTCAAGGGCTATTTCGCGGCGACGCAGTCCAACGACGAGCGCGTGTCGTTCACGGTGCCGTCGGGCAACTTCGGCAACGTGTGCGCTGGCCACATCGCGCGCATGATGGGCCTGCCGATCGCGAAGCTCGTGGTCGCGACCAACGAGAACGACGTGCTCGACGAGTTCTTCCGCACGGGCGCGTATCGCGTGCGCAGCGCCGAGAACACGTATCACACGAGTAGCCCGAGCATGGACATCTCGAAGGCGTCCAACTTCGAGCGCTTCGTGTTCGACCTGCTCGGCCGCGATCCGGCGCGCGTGATGCAACTGTTCCGCGACGTCGAGGAGAAGGGCGGCTTCGATCTCGCGGCGAGCGGTGATTTTTCGCGCGTCGCCGAGTTCGGTTTCGTGTCGGGCCGCAGCAGTCACATCGATCGCATCGCAACGATTCGCGACGTGTTCTCGCGCTACGACACGATGATCGATACGCACACGGCCGACGGCGTGAAGGTCGCGCGCGAGCATCTCGACGCGGGCGTGCCGATGGTCGTGCTCGAGACGGCACAGCCGATCAAGTTCGGCGAGACGATCCGCGAAGCGCTCGATCGCGAAGCCGAGCGGCCGGCCGCATTCGACGGGCTCGAGGCGCTGCCGCAGCGTTTCGAGGTCGTGAAGGCCGACGCACAGCAGGTGAAGGGCTTCATCGCCGCGCATACGGGCGCATGA